The Candidatus Latescibacter sp. genomic sequence GCTCGATGCCGGAAAGGTCAGCGGGGCTCCGGATATACCGGATATCCGGCCCCAGGATGAAAAATGGAAATTTGGCTTGGGAATTGGTCTTGGTGTAAACACAGACCTTCCTCACATGTCGAAAACGGACCTGCATTTCATGTTTGCATTTCCTTCTACCGATCCGAAAAATGTTAAATTCTATGCCGGGTTTGGAGGCTGGGTTAATTGATGATAAAAAGATTTGTTTTGCTGTTTGTTTGTACCGGTAATATCTGTAGAAGTCCGACCGCTGAGGGGATCATGAAAGACATGGTGCTGGATGAAGCCGAGCATCACCGGATCATCCCCATGGAAATCTTGTCCGCCGGTATTAATGCACCGGAAGGGCAGCCGGCTTCACGGTTTGCGGTAGAAGTTGCCGCCGAGCATGGAATAAGCTTGAATTTTCACCGGGCAAGACTCTTTTCCCCGGCCCTGGCGAAATATGCGGATCTCATTCTCACCATGGAAAGATATCAAACCGATTATATCCGTTCACACTATCCCGGAGTGGAGCAGGTATACAAATTAAAAAATTAC encodes the following:
- a CDS encoding low molecular weight protein arginine phosphatase, producing MIKRFVLLFVCTGNICRSPTAEGIMKDMVLDEAEHHRIIPMEILSAGINAPEGQPASRFAVEVAAEHGISLNFHRARLFSPALAKYADLILTMERYQTDYIRSHYPGVEQVYKLKNYPREISSGYGYSDIPDPIGQSLDVYRAVFDEIKFEVERVSQIIFPLVLKTYGDV